In the genome of Methylococcus sp. EFPC2, the window AGCGGTAGCGCCCGGCTTGACCACGCAAATGTTCTCTTCGTCTCCGGTATCCGCGGAACCCAGCTTGCCGGGCACGGCCACCAGCAGCGTATCGCCGATATTAGGATTGCGTACGGTCACGGTCTGCCCCACCGAAACGTTGGTGCGTACCTGAGCGATCTCGCCATCGCCGCCACGGAGGGTCAGCAGCAGTATCACCGCCACCACGGCCCCGCCCACGACGTACAAGGCTTTGGGATTGGTTTTCAAGATGTTCAGCACAGCGGCCGCCCCGCCTTGGGCTTCGCTTTGGGTTTCGTTTTCGTTTGCCATCTTTTGTTTTACCTCTTTCTTTTGGAAGACTCCGCCGTTCGCATCGAAACAGCCAAGGAGTGCGCGCAAATTAACATGATGTTGAGGCGATGCAAACCGGGCATTCCCTGCCCCGGGACCGCTCGCCAGCGCTAAGACTCCGTCCGCTCGAAAAAGTTGGGTGGCCGCTCAGTGTTTGCAGCCGCAACCGCCCGCACCGCAGCCGTGCCCCGTAAAACTCGGCTCGGGCTTGCGGCCACCGCCTTGAACGGCCGGCGCCGACAACTTCTTGCGCGCCTCGCCGCCGCACGATGGGCAGTACGGGGCGGGATCGGCGATCTTGTGGACTGCGGTGAAGTCCCGGTGACAGGACTGACATTGGTAGTCGTAAGTAGGCATGGTTTTCTCCCCGTGAACCGTCGGCTTAAACA includes:
- a CDS encoding FmdB family zinc ribbon protein — its product is MPTYDYQCQSCHRDFTAVHKIADPAPYCPSCGGEARKKLSAPAVQGGGRKPEPSFTGHGCGAGGCGCKH